In a genomic window of Scheffersomyces stipitis CBS 6054 chromosome 4, complete sequence:
- a CDS encoding predicted protein, whose product MSVYSFESDGVDHSDSTEENFQGDELVQFEETTSQKNTKKDENEDDGKTVRTANFILDHSTFVRGIGNIKRWFNEDFVRTTMAASDERIQLNIFIPSYTLHEFDFVKRGTSMAAINAREAIRIIDRFFENEIEQSADCPLRYDLYIQNQNEDGPNWSECQRYKVHAPLIKEFPNFKTKFDSYLIGSGSANSSNDHDHEFNNLADDFNSTMSFSHSHNENINDIQYENSPSYQNALANSDNRAVMPTRLRFLIRTCIYKMYVERNKFSSPEEHWKLVTEDPITKIWARSFGIDCMNVNEAELLMFQKYDVSSLRLYNPHNHFGINEVYNPASDILQNTVDTTVYTYSSLKDHVPTSHRGRGRGGRKEGRNPKRNAVRGVVAVERTGSHGEYVKKERFDAINFAPRGHGELWKP is encoded by the coding sequence ATGTCTGTGTACCTGTTCGAGTCGGACGGTGTTGATCATTCGGATCtgacagaagaaaactttCAGGGTGACGAATTGGtgcaatttgaagaaactacAAGCCAAAAGAACACCAAAAAAGACGAGAACGAAGACGATGGGAAAACTGTAAGAACTGCAAACTTCATTCTAGACCATTCAACCTTTGTCCGTGGGATAGGAAACATCAAGAGATGGTTTAACGAAGACTTTGTTCGTACCACTATGGCTGCACTGGACGAAAGAATTCAGTTAAACATTTTCATTCCTTCCTATACTTTGCATGagtttgattttgtcaaGAGAGGCACTTCTATGGCTGCCATAAATGCCCGTGAGGCTATTCGTATCATTGACAGGTTCTTTGAGAATGAGATCGAGCAAAGTGCCGATTGTCCACTAAGGTACGACTTGTACattcagaaccagaacGAAGATGGTCCTAATTGGAGCGAATGCCAGAGATACAAAGTGCATGCCCCACTTATCAAGGAGTTTCCAAACTTCAAGACCAAGTTTGATTCGTATCTCATTGGCTCTGGATCTgccaactcttcaaacGACCACGATCacgagttcaacaatttggcAGATGATTTCAACTCTACAATGTCGTTTAGTCATAGCCACAACGAGAATATCAATGACATTCAGTACGAAAACTCTCCTTCGTACCAGAACGCCCTTGCTAACTCAGACAATCGTGCCGTGATGCCTACGAGACTCAGGTTCTTGATCAGAACTTGTATCTATAAGATGTACGTAGAGAGAAATAAGTTCTCCAGCCCAGAAGAGCATTGGAAATTGGTGACAGAAGACCCCATAACCAAGATCTGGGCCCGCAGTTTCGGCATCGACTGTATGAACGTCAACGAGGccgagttgttgatgttccAAAAGTACGACGTCAGCCTGTTGCGCTTATACAATCCCCATAATCACTTTGGTATCAATGAAGTGTACAATCCTGCCAGTGACATTTTGCAGAACACAGTAGATACTACTGTTTACACGTATTCTTCGCTCAAGGACCATGTACCTACCAGCCACAGAGGAAGGGGAAGAGGTGGACgtaaagaaggaagaaaccCTAAGAGGAATGCTGTTCGGGGAGTTGTAGCTGTTGAGAGAACAGGAAGCCATGGCGAATAtgtcaagaaagagagatTCGATGCTATCAATTTTGCACCAAGAGGACATGGAGAGTTATGGAAACCATAA
- a CDS encoding predicted protein (go_function GTP binding~go_process cell cycle), with the protein IDENWKIGLSYLPLQSKELASRKGAKFTLMVAGQEGTGKSTFLNTLFGCDLVHASDTNNRGTANIDVNTYKLVEDTFQLELTTVDTPGFGKNTNNQFDWAPITDYIDEQFRLYLFQSEQPERIKREDNRVHVCLYFIVPTLCGLKPLDVIAMRELSSRVNLIPVISKGDTLNKNELRQFKDMVKMTLSSQDINVCDLILDSQVSAKINSQVPFSIIGSNLYYVNEKGEMVRGRKYPWGVAEVENEEHCDFVQLRKILMSENMLDLINSTEVHYENYRRNSLHFRFVESANSGYTSNLGDLSKIDGFQELKIYNRIPLTVLEENIRNKHPSIPYYEKKIRAGLSGIVSNQESRFREWKSALVKKQDVLNRDIEHIHDKLIKLQELVSRLET; encoded by the coding sequence ATAGATGAAAACTGGAAAATTGGTCTTTCCTATCTTCCTCTCCAGAGTAAGGAATTGGCATCTAGAAAGGGAGCCAAGTTCACTCTCATGGTTGCTGGTCAAGAAGGAACTGGCAAATCCACTTTTCTTAACACTCTTTTTGGGTGCGATTTGGTACATGCTCTGGACACAAATAACAGAGGAACTGCAAATATTGATGTCAATACCTACAAGTTAGTCGAAGATACATTTCAGTTGGAATTAACTACTGTGGACACACCTGGATTTGGAAAGAACACCAATAACCAATTTGACTGGGCTCCTATTACTGACTACATTGATGAGCAATTTAGGTTGTATCTCTTCCAATCAGAGCAACCTGAAAGAATTAAGAGAGAAGATAATAGGGTCCATGTCTGTTTGTACTTCATTGTCCCTACTCTCTGTGGATTGAAGCCCTTGGATGTCATTGCCATGAGAGAGCTCTCCTCAAGGGTCAACCTTATCCCTGTTATCAGTAAGGGAGATACGCTCAACAAGAATGAGTTGAGGCAGTTCAAAGATATGGTCAAAATGACATTGAGTCTGCAAGATATCAATGTCTGCGATCTTATTCTTGATTCTCAGGTCTCTGCCAAAATCAATTCCCAGGTGCCATTCTCTATAATCGGCTCCAACTTGTACTATGTTAACGAAAAGGGAGAAATGGttagaggaagaaagtACCCTTGGGGGGtagctgaagttgaaaatgaagaacaCTGTGATTTTGTGCAGCTCCGCAAGATTCTCATGAGCGAAAATATGCTTGACTTAATTAATTCCACTGAAGTTCATTATGAAaactacagaagaaacagtCTTCATTTCAGATTCGTGGAAAGCGCTAACCTGGGATATACTTCAAATCTTGGCGATTTATCGAAAATCGATGGTTTTCAAGAGTTAAAGATTTACAACAGAATTCCTCTAACGgtacttgaagaaaacatAAGAAACAAGCATCCATCAATTCCTTATTACGAGAAGAAAATTAGAGCAGGTTTGTCTGGTATTGTAAGCAACCAGGAGCTGCGCTTCAGAGAATGGAAATCAGCCTTAGTCAAGAAACAAGATGTGTTGAACAGAGATATCGAGCATATTCACGacaaattgatcaagttgcaaGAGTTGGTATCCAGGTTGGAAACG